A window of Dehalococcoidia bacterium contains these coding sequences:
- a CDS encoding response regulator, which produces MSRKKILVADDEADIRHRIRQTLSKDYETVEAEDGIEAALQAKEESPDLIMLDTMKPRQDGYKTCMKIKSSEETRNTLVVMLTGVDYEFNRKLGEPLGTAEYITKPLRWNRLSRR; this is translated from the coding sequence ATGTCCCGGAAGAAAATCCTTGTAGCCGATGATGAAGCCGATATACGACATCGCATTCGCCAGACGCTTTCAAAAGATTATGAAACTGTTGAAGCTGAAGATGGCATTGAAGCTGCATTGCAAGCCAAAGAGGAAAGTCCTGACCTAATTATGCTGGACACAATGAAGCCCCGGCAGGACGGATACAAGACCTGCATGAAGATAAAATCGAGTGAAGAAACCAGGAATACCCTTGTTGTGATGCTCACAGGCGTGGACTACGAGTTCAACCGCAAGCTGGGAGAACCGTTGGGAACCGCCGAATATATTACAAAACCTTTAAGATGGAATCGCTTATCAAGGCGGTAA